From Neobacillus sp. PS2-9, the proteins below share one genomic window:
- a CDS encoding STAS domain-containing protein, whose protein sequence is MELKIIDNSSIKDFLVSNRALFEENLLAEAINVKDKIEEIHTIGNINLLNNAHKLVMYVVEEREHELILFAKQEGVSWAKYSLTIAFKLEWVQAIRRTLWDFLYNYELKTNFNSSREDFFTLEKNINQLIDQFLNYFFISYTKYKDELLETQRKLVENLSVPIIPISKEVCILPLIGNIDIVRMTTIEDKVLSSIENSHIQTLIIDFSGVAHMEEDVINYLNKIINGIFMMGCKSVLTGLRAENVKVMIQLGISIEHVAEYKGTLQFALKDYVSV, encoded by the coding sequence TTGGAACTGAAAATAATAGATAATAGTAGCATTAAAGATTTTTTAGTTTCAAATAGAGCCCTTTTTGAAGAAAATTTATTAGCTGAAGCTATAAATGTAAAAGATAAAATAGAAGAAATACATACAATAGGCAATATTAATCTATTAAACAATGCGCATAAACTAGTTATGTATGTTGTTGAAGAGCGTGAGCATGAATTAATTTTATTCGCAAAACAAGAAGGTGTTTCCTGGGCAAAGTACTCCTTAACGATTGCTTTTAAGCTAGAGTGGGTTCAAGCTATTAGAAGAACATTATGGGATTTTCTATACAACTATGAATTAAAGACAAATTTTAATAGTAGTCGTGAGGATTTTTTCACCCTTGAAAAAAATATAAATCAGCTTATTGATCAATTCCTAAACTACTTTTTTATCAGTTACACCAAATATAAGGATGAGCTTCTTGAAACACAAAGAAAATTGGTGGAAAATCTATCTGTTCCAATTATCCCCATTTCCAAAGAGGTTTGTATACTTCCTTTAATTGGTAACATCGACATAGTTAGAATGACCACAATTGAAGATAAAGTGCTATCAAGTATCGAAAATTCACATATTCAAACCTTAATTATTGATTTTTCTGGAGTGGCCCATATGGAAGAGGATGTCATCAATTATTTAAATAAAATAATAAATGGTATATTCATGATGGGTTGTAAGTCGGTTCTAACAGGCTTGCGTGCAGAAAATGTAAAGGTGATGATTCAGTTAGGAATAAGTATTGAACATGTGGCTGAATACAAAGGGACCCTACAATTTGCCTTAAAGGATTATGTATCAGTTTAA
- a CDS encoding HAMP domain-containing sensor histidine kinase — protein MKEKIHEQVMSENHLSQLASVGQIAAGIAHEVRNPLTAVKGFLQLLEHDNKPDYIHIAQSELENALTTLNNLLHVSKPDQEEEEMQSFSVVVELEAILNLFQDQLYNVEIVTKFKDTEIMVHGKKNQFKKAFFNLIKNAFESMESKGTLIICHYVAADQLVVTIEDTGVGIPKDKLTLLGTPFYTTKDHGTGMGLTQVFSVVYQHGGKVIVDSKENRGTKFTIRLPKHYVPPKRGV, from the coding sequence GTGAAAGAAAAGATTCACGAACAAGTTATGAGTGAAAACCATTTAAGTCAATTGGCATCAGTAGGTCAAATTGCTGCTGGAATTGCTCATGAAGTACGAAATCCGCTAACAGCGGTAAAGGGATTTTTACAACTCCTTGAACATGATAATAAACCAGACTACATACATATCGCTCAATCTGAATTAGAAAATGCATTAACTACCTTGAATAATCTACTTCATGTGTCAAAACCAGATCAAGAAGAAGAGGAGATGCAATCTTTTTCTGTAGTGGTTGAGTTAGAGGCGATCCTGAATTTGTTTCAAGACCAATTATACAATGTAGAGATTGTTACTAAGTTTAAAGACACTGAAATAATGGTTCATGGTAAAAAAAATCAATTTAAAAAGGCATTCTTTAACTTAATTAAAAATGCTTTTGAATCAATGGAATCAAAAGGGACTTTAATCATTTGTCATTATGTAGCTGCGGACCAGTTAGTTGTTACGATTGAGGACACGGGTGTCGGCATACCCAAAGATAAGTTAACCTTACTGGGTACACCCTTTTACACCACTAAAGATCATGGTACAGGAATGGGCCTAACTCAAGTTTTTTCTGTTGTTTATCAACACGGTGGGAAAGTGATTGTGGACAGCAAAGAAAATAGAGGAACAAAATTCACAATACGATTACCAAAGCATTATGTACCACCAAAAAGAGGGGTGTAG
- a CDS encoding SOS response-associated peptidase translates to MCGRFTLTVNIEEIIDRFMIQSFLDEEEFFPTYNIAPSQLVLSVINDGKVNRMGYLKWGLIPPWAKDATIGHKMINARAENLNEKPSFRNAFKKKRCLVIADSFYEWKRNEDKTKTPMRIKLKSNELFAMAGIWEGWKSPGGQTIHTCSVITTKPNELMKDIHDRMPVILKPEDEKIWLDTSITDPHFLNQFLVPLNESLMESYEVSSLVNSPKNNTIELIQEIC, encoded by the coding sequence ATGTGTGGACGATTCACATTAACTGTAAATATTGAGGAGATTATTGATCGTTTTATGATTCAATCCTTCTTAGATGAAGAAGAGTTTTTTCCTACATACAATATTGCCCCTTCACAGCTTGTATTATCAGTAATCAATGATGGTAAAGTGAATAGGATGGGTTATTTAAAGTGGGGCTTGATACCTCCATGGGCAAAGGATGCAACTATTGGCCATAAAATGATTAACGCCCGCGCGGAGAATTTAAATGAAAAGCCCAGCTTCCGAAATGCCTTTAAGAAAAAGCGCTGTTTAGTAATTGCTGATAGCTTTTATGAATGGAAAAGGAATGAAGATAAAACAAAAACACCGATGCGAATCAAACTAAAGTCAAATGAATTATTTGCAATGGCAGGAATATGGGAAGGCTGGAAGTCGCCAGGTGGTCAAACGATCCATACTTGTTCGGTCATTACTACAAAACCAAATGAACTAATGAAGGATATTCATGATCGAATGCCCGTTATATTGAAACCGGAGGATGAGAAAATCTGGCTGGACACATCGATTACAGACCCACATTTTTTAAATCAATTCCTTGTTCCACTGAATGAGAGTTTAATGGAGTCATACGAGGTTTCATCGTTGGTCAACTCGCCCAAAAATAATACGATTGAGCTTATTCAAGAGATTTGTTAG